In Bacteroidales bacterium, the following proteins share a genomic window:
- a CDS encoding T9SS type A sorting domain-containing protein, translating to MKKSLLFIIFLISFILSFGQTVPNEVYYERLYHLCKVWGFAKYHHTEIAAGNINWDDELLTCASAAKTALTDEDFNDSLQLMLNNAGEMELSIIPLPNIIDSLNNIDTEWIQNDFFTDTVSKLLDTINVRFRPQDNVYIGQTSYGSLIFDNDDMYHNVANPNEQQRILALFRYWNIINYFYPYKYLIDQNWDTVLVEFIPKFIETDNGIPYHLVNKELVIKLNDSHSEIISTIYNNWDGNHFTPFKVRFIENQTVISKVIPSVTEVNIGDIITEIDGHEILYIRDSLRTYATGSNDVIIERSINYLIEWEASGNFDLTTTNNSGTQTHTLSRSYSYFNILHQGSGAIWKDTIIDGGCNIGIVDMGRLTVDDVDEMFIDLWETNAIILDLRYYPQGQAVGSVLDYIYEYSTYNYANSLIVDVTFPGFLYWEQGYDDFGTSDPYNGTVIILFNEETQSLGEYSCMLFEFVPGSIKIGNTTAGADGNITYVYLPGNITTIFTSLGIYYPDYSQTQRIGIIPDYEVLPTISGIRDGQDEVLNFALNCEFTQVSSDSDTEIVLYPNPSSSIIKYNFSSLSYNNDVLFKIFDITGKEIKIIKKNDAIGEINIDDLSNGIYIINIYINNKIINKKIIKI from the coding sequence ATGAAAAAAAGTCTTTTATTTATTATTTTTTTAATATCGTTTATACTCTCATTTGGTCAAACAGTTCCTAATGAAGTGTATTATGAAAGGTTATATCATTTATGCAAAGTCTGGGGATTTGCTAAATATCATCATACAGAAATTGCAGCAGGAAATATTAATTGGGACGATGAATTATTAACTTGTGCAAGTGCTGCTAAAACTGCACTGACCGATGAAGATTTTAACGACTCTTTACAATTAATGCTAAATAATGCAGGTGAAATGGAATTAAGTATAATACCCTTGCCTAATATTATTGACAGTTTAAACAATATAGATACAGAATGGATTCAAAATGATTTTTTTACAGATACAGTCAGTAAATTATTAGATACTATAAATGTTAGATTTCGTCCGCAGGATAATGTTTATATTGGACAAACTTCGTATGGAAGTTTAATTTTTGACAACGATGATATGTATCATAATGTTGCAAATCCAAATGAACAACAAAGAATATTAGCATTATTCAGATATTGGAATATAATTAATTATTTTTATCCATATAAATATCTTATAGATCAAAATTGGGATACTGTCCTTGTAGAATTTATACCTAAATTTATTGAAACAGACAATGGTATCCCATATCATCTTGTTAATAAAGAACTTGTAATAAAACTTAATGATTCTCATTCAGAAATAATAAGTACAATATATAACAATTGGGATGGAAATCACTTCACTCCGTTTAAAGTAAGATTCATTGAAAATCAAACTGTAATATCAAAGGTAATACCAAGTGTTACAGAAGTAAACATCGGAGATATTATTACTGAAATTGACGGACATGAAATTTTATATATAAGAGACAGTTTAAGAACATATGCAACCGGTTCAAATGATGTGATTATTGAACGTTCCATAAATTATTTAATTGAGTGGGAAGCCTCCGGTAACTTTGACCTTACAACGACAAATAACTCAGGGACACAAACACATACTTTATCAAGAAGTTATTCTTATTTTAATATATTACATCAAGGGAGTGGCGCAATTTGGAAAGATACTATTATTGATGGTGGTTGTAATATTGGCATTGTTGATATGGGACGACTTACTGTTGATGATGTTGATGAAATGTTTATTGATTTGTGGGAAACAAATGCTATTATTTTAGATTTAAGATATTATCCACAGGGACAGGCGGTAGGAAGTGTACTTGATTATATTTATGAATATTCAACATATAATTATGCTAATTCTTTGATTGTTGATGTTACATTCCCCGGATTTTTATATTGGGAGCAAGGTTATGATGATTTTGGAACATCAGACCCTTATAACGGAACAGTGATTATCCTTTTTAATGAAGAAACACAAAGTTTAGGAGAATATTCCTGTATGTTGTTTGAATTCGTGCCGGGTTCTATTAAGATAGGAAATACAACTGCCGGAGCCGATGGAAATATTACTTATGTTTACCTTCCCGGTAATATTACTACGATTTTTACAAGTCTCGGTATATATTACCCGGACTATTCCCAAACTCAACGTATAGGAATTATTCCGGATTACGAAGTTCTACCTACTATTTCAGGAATAAGAGACGGACAAGATGAAGTGTTGAATTTCGCTTTAAATTGCGAATTTACACAAGTAAGCAGCGATAGTGATACAGAAATTGTTTTATATCCAAATCCTTCAAGTAGCATAATAAAATATAATTTTTCATCATTAAGTTATAACAATGATGTTTTATTTAAAATATTCGATATTACCGGAAAAGAAATAAAAATCATTAAGAAAAACGATGCAATAGGAGAAATAAATATTGATGATTTAAGTAATGGTATATATATTATAAATATTTATATTAATAATAAAATTATAAATAAAAAAATAATAAAAATATAA